The genomic interval GCGGGGCTGAAGTTGTACGCGATGTACGGTTTCTCCGCGACCGTCACTCAGCCTGTTCCGCAGACCCTTGGCAATATCCTTGATCTAGCGCTGACCTATTCCGGTTATGGCGCGTACGTGGGTCTCGCGTACCAGAATCAGCACGCAGGCACTGCAGCGATTCCGGGGCTGCCTTCAGCGCTGAATCTGCTTGGCACGGAGCGCTTTACCGGTGCTTTGGGTTACCGGATCGGCATCGTGAACCTGCAGTTCAACTACACATACAACCGCTCGAAAGACGCACCCGCCGGATCACTGGCCGCGCGTCTGGGTGCCAATAATTCCTACAGCATCGCGGAAGTCGGGGCGACGATCCAGGCGAGCCCGGCCGATACGGTGGAAATAGCAGCTATCGAGCGCGACGTGCGAGGCGTGCATGACAACACGCCCGGTGTGCAGCTCGGCTTCGAGCACCTGTTGTCCAAACGGACGACACTTTACGCACGCGCAGGTTATATGAAGAACAACGGTTCCGCGATGATGAGCTGGCCCGGTATTAGCGTAAGCGGGCAGAACGCCACACAGACAATGGTGGCCACGGGCATGTCGTATCGCTTCTGAACTCGAATGGGCGTTGCGGCTCGCGCCCATCGTTCGGGCAGTTCTTTTCGTTGTGTAACAGGAAGTCAGTAAGAAGATGAATCTTCAGAACAAGGTGGCGATTGTGACCGGCGCAGCCTCAGGGCTCGGGCTTGCAACATGCAAGGGACTGGCGGCAGCCGGCGCCATGGTGGTTGGTTTCGACCTCGACCAGGCACGGCTCGACGAAGCGCTGGGTGCTGACATGCAGGGTCTCGCGGTCGACGTCTCCAATGAATCCAGTGTGAAGTCCGGTATCGACGCCGTGGTGGCTATGCATGGACGCGTGCATGTGGCGGTCAATTGCGCAGGCATCCTCGGTCCTTGCAAGACGTTATCGAAGGGACAACTGTTTCCCTCCGACCTGTGGAATCGCGTGCTGGGCGTTAACCTGACCGGGACTTTCAATGTCATTCGTCACGCCGCGCTCGTGATGAGCGCAAACGATCCCGAAGAAACCGGAGAGCGTGGCGTGATCATCAACACGTCTTCGGGCGCGGCCCGTGCCGGGCAGATGGGACAGGCCGCGTATAGCGCGAGCAAGGCGGGCGTGATCGGCATGACGCTGCCGATCGCGCGCGATCTCGCCGAACACGGTATCCGGGTCGTGTCGATTGCGCCGGGACTTTTCGAGTCGGGCATGTCGGCCGGCATGCCGCAGAAAGTCTCGGACAGCTTGATCGAAAAGATGCTGTTTCCAAGGCGTATGGGTAAGGCGGAAGAGTTTGCCGGGCTCGTGCGGCACATCGTCGAGAACGCGTATCTGAACGCGATGACGATCGATATCGACTGCGGCATGCGTTAAAAACTCGGCCACGGAGCAGGGGAGTTGACCCTGTAACTCAGGACACTTGGACGCGGTTAGGTTGACGATGCAGCGGTTCGCGGGACTCCCGAGGGGTCACCCCACAGGATTCCCGAACCGTTCCAGCTCTTTACGAATGCCGATATAAAGCGCT from Paraburkholderia phytofirmans PsJN carries:
- a CDS encoding porin, with product MRNIGKGLVGASMLIAAGGAAAQSSVTLYGVADTFVQFLGNGAVHSWSMRSGGNSGSNFGLKGSEDLGGGLKAIFTLENGYTINNGGFFVDSSTMFYRQAWVGLSAEKYGSLTFGRQYQPTFWAVYPTDPFRGDEVLSPLSAAASALDRHTFATQSAAGRSSNAIVYQSPIVAGLKLYAMYGFSATVTQPVPQTLGNILDLALTYSGYGAYVGLAYQNQHAGTAAIPGLPSALNLLGTERFTGALGYRIGIVNLQFNYTYNRSKDAPAGSLAARLGANNSYSIAEVGATIQASPADTVEIAAIERDVRGVHDNTPGVQLGFEHLLSKRTTLYARAGYMKNNGSAMMSWPGISVSGQNATQTMVATGMSYRF
- a CDS encoding SDR family NAD(P)-dependent oxidoreductase translates to MNLQNKVAIVTGAASGLGLATCKGLAAAGAMVVGFDLDQARLDEALGADMQGLAVDVSNESSVKSGIDAVVAMHGRVHVAVNCAGILGPCKTLSKGQLFPSDLWNRVLGVNLTGTFNVIRHAALVMSANDPEETGERGVIINTSSGAARAGQMGQAAYSASKAGVIGMTLPIARDLAEHGIRVVSIAPGLFESGMSAGMPQKVSDSLIEKMLFPRRMGKAEEFAGLVRHIVENAYLNAMTIDIDCGMR